One stretch of Micromonospora echinospora DNA includes these proteins:
- the folK gene encoding 2-amino-4-hydroxy-6-hydroxymethyldihydropteridine diphosphokinase translates to MTRAVLSIGSNLGDRLGHLRGAVAALGDRVLLVSGVYETPPWGDADQPAYLNAVVMVADPAAAPEDWLARARAAEAAAGRARDPGRRYGPRTLDVDVIAVWDDAGQPVLRDDPELTVPHPRAHLRAFVLRPWIDIEPHGRLPGHGWLTDLLNAEPLAGDALELSPRPDLTLESDT, encoded by the coding sequence ATGACCCGGGCCGTGCTGTCGATCGGCAGCAACCTGGGCGACCGCCTCGGCCACCTGCGCGGCGCGGTGGCCGCGCTCGGCGACCGGGTGCTGCTGGTCTCCGGCGTCTACGAGACTCCACCGTGGGGGGACGCGGACCAGCCCGCGTACCTGAACGCGGTGGTGATGGTCGCGGACCCGGCGGCGGCGCCGGAGGACTGGCTGGCCCGCGCCCGGGCCGCGGAGGCGGCGGCCGGGCGCGCCCGCGACCCGGGACGGCGGTACGGGCCGCGCACGCTCGACGTGGACGTGATCGCGGTCTGGGACGACGCCGGGCAGCCGGTGCTCCGCGACGACCCCGAGCTGACAGTTCCGCATCCCCGGGCCCACCTGCGCGCGTTCGTGCTACGCCCGTGGATCGACATCGAACCGCACGGCCGGCTTCCCGGGCACGGCTGGCTGACCGATCTGCTCAACGCCGAGCCGCTGGCCGGTGACGCCCTGGAACTGAGCCCGCGACCCGATCTGACGCTAGAGTCGGACACATGA
- a CDS encoding DUF3180 domain-containing protein, with amino-acid sequence MGPTRASTLVVAGLAAAAVAWLLISGFYYDFAPDLPWLPVITLAGLAVLEGYAAVNTRSRIERRPGREPVNPLLVARFVVLAKASALAGAIFAGFYAGLTGWLFVERTNAAEGDRPAALGGLIAALALVAAALWLERSCRVPEQEDDEDREPGDRETPRGRL; translated from the coding sequence ATGGGTCCGACCCGGGCCTCCACGCTCGTGGTGGCCGGCCTGGCCGCCGCCGCGGTGGCCTGGCTGCTGATCAGCGGCTTCTACTACGACTTCGCGCCGGACCTGCCCTGGCTTCCGGTGATCACCCTGGCCGGCCTGGCCGTGCTGGAGGGCTACGCGGCGGTCAACACCCGCAGCCGGATCGAGCGGCGGCCCGGCCGGGAGCCGGTGAACCCGCTGCTGGTCGCCCGGTTCGTGGTGCTGGCCAAGGCGTCCGCGCTGGCCGGGGCCATCTTCGCCGGCTTCTACGCCGGCCTGACCGGCTGGCTCTTCGTGGAGCGGACCAACGCCGCGGAGGGCGATCGCCCCGCCGCGCTCGGCGGTCTGATCGCCGCGCTCGCGCTCGTCGCCGCCGCGCTCTGGCTGGAACGCTCCTGCCGGGTGCCGGAGCAGGAGGACGACGAGGACCGCGAGCCGGGCGACCGAGAGACGCCGCGCGGGCGTCTCTGA
- a CDS encoding ABC transporter permease yields the protein MAYDDAGRTTPPETSSGVPAAVLEHVFDDPAHGEPGRDRIAVHVLWEFVLLAALVAVTWLLWREDADALRGGSLKTLLVDVAALGLLALAAGLSMRAGAVNLAVGPVALAAALHFAEQGDRGMREALLPALAIAAAAGLALALAVVVLHVPGWAASLAGAAGVIVYLERRSVPVAVQSDYDPRRNALYLFVGFAAVAVLGGLFAAMMPVRRLIGRFRPVADPARRRGAVAATVTALALVGSTVLATLGGVLIAANGDGAVAPGTGLDWTVLAVGTVMLGGTSAYGRRGGIFGTMLAVCLVVMFLAWTVPQGWSIGRWALGGATLGAGLLVTRLVETFGRPRPAPPAAVAQGPARPLRDGATSGGWGMTPAPEPADTWPSVLPVRQNDTPVEAWEAPRWESEPRRWDADER from the coding sequence ATGGCGTACGACGATGCGGGTCGGACAACGCCGCCGGAGACATCGTCCGGCGTGCCCGCCGCCGTACTGGAGCACGTCTTCGACGACCCGGCGCACGGCGAACCCGGCCGGGACCGCATCGCGGTGCACGTGCTCTGGGAGTTCGTGCTGCTCGCCGCGCTGGTGGCGGTGACCTGGCTGCTCTGGCGGGAGGACGCGGACGCGCTGCGCGGCGGCTCCCTGAAGACGCTGCTCGTCGACGTGGCCGCGCTCGGCCTGCTCGCCCTGGCCGCCGGCCTGAGCATGCGGGCCGGCGCGGTGAACCTGGCGGTCGGCCCGGTCGCGCTGGCCGCCGCGTTGCACTTCGCCGAGCAGGGCGACCGGGGCATGCGGGAGGCGCTGCTGCCGGCGCTCGCGATCGCGGCGGCGGCCGGGCTGGCGCTCGCCCTGGCCGTGGTGGTGCTGCACGTGCCCGGCTGGGCGGCGAGCCTGGCCGGGGCGGCCGGCGTGATCGTCTACCTGGAGCGCCGGAGCGTGCCGGTCGCGGTTCAGAGTGACTACGACCCCCGCCGCAACGCGCTTTACCTCTTCGTCGGCTTCGCCGCGGTGGCCGTCCTCGGTGGGCTGTTCGCCGCGATGATGCCGGTGCGCCGGCTGATCGGCCGGTTCCGGCCGGTCGCCGACCCGGCCCGCCGCCGCGGCGCGGTGGCCGCCACGGTGACCGCGCTGGCGCTCGTCGGGTCCACGGTGCTGGCGACGCTCGGCGGGGTGCTGATCGCCGCGAACGGGGACGGCGCTGTCGCGCCCGGCACCGGCCTGGACTGGACCGTGCTGGCGGTCGGCACGGTGATGCTCGGTGGCACCAGCGCGTACGGGCGCCGCGGCGGCATCTTCGGCACCATGCTCGCGGTCTGCCTGGTGGTGATGTTCCTGGCCTGGACCGTGCCGCAGGGCTGGTCGATCGGCCGGTGGGCGCTGGGCGGCGCCACGCTCGGCGCCGGGCTGCTCGTCACCCGGCTGGTGGAGACGTTCGGCCGGCCCCGCCCGGCGCCGCCGGCGGCCGTGGCGCAGGGTCCCGCCCGCCCGCTGCGCGATGGCGCGACAAGCGGTGGCTGGGGGATGACCCCGGCGCCCGAGCCGGCCGACACCTGGCCGTCGGTGCTGCCGGTACGCCAGAACGACACCCCGGTGGAGGCGTGGGAGGCTCCGCGCTGGGAGAGCGAGCCCCGGCGCTGGGACGCGGACGAGCGCTGA
- the folB gene encoding dihydroneopterin aldolase, translating into MTDRIELTGLRAHGRHGVYDFERAQGQEFVVDAVLELDLGPAGRSDEVTDTVHYGELAERLVAVITGEPVNLIETLADRLLAVCLAEPLVAAATVTVHKPEAPIPHAFRDVAVTMRRTR; encoded by the coding sequence ATGACCGACCGGATCGAACTGACCGGCCTGCGGGCGCACGGCCGGCACGGCGTCTACGACTTCGAGCGCGCCCAGGGGCAGGAGTTCGTGGTCGACGCGGTGCTCGAACTGGACCTGGGACCGGCCGGCCGCTCCGACGAGGTGACCGACACCGTGCACTACGGTGAGCTGGCCGAACGGCTGGTCGCGGTGATCACCGGCGAGCCGGTGAACCTCATCGAGACGCTCGCCGACCGGCTGCTCGCGGTGTGCCTGGCCGAACCGCTGGTGGCCGCCGCGACCGTGACGGTGCACAAGCCGGAGGCCCCGATCCCGCACGCCTTCCGGGACGTGGCGGTCACCATGCGGCGTACCCGATGA
- a CDS encoding ABC transporter ATP-binding protein, with the protein MDGTPGSTAGGGAASITLERIRKRYPDGTEAVRELSLQVGAGELVVLIGPSGCGKSTVLRMINRLIEPTGGRILLGDDDVTRVDPVALRRRIGYVIQNVGLFPHQTVSANVATVPGLLGWPKQRTRARVGELLELVGLDPAQFGRRYPHELSGGQRQRVGVARALAADPVVLLMDEPFSAVDPIVRTRLQEEFLRLQAEVRKTIVLVTHDLDEAVRLGDRIAVLSEGGRLEQYDTPAALLGSPASDLVREFVGADRGIRRLAVTPVTRAVLDPLPADEGAGLPTVALGDSAYDALGALLTSGAEHAVVTEEGRAVGLLARTRVLTLGAVD; encoded by the coding sequence GTGGACGGTACCCCGGGGAGCACCGCCGGAGGCGGCGCGGCGTCGATCACCCTGGAGCGCATCCGCAAGCGCTACCCGGACGGCACCGAGGCGGTACGCGAGCTGAGCCTGCAGGTCGGCGCCGGTGAGCTGGTGGTCCTGATCGGCCCGTCCGGCTGCGGCAAGTCGACGGTGCTGCGGATGATCAACCGGCTGATCGAGCCCACCGGCGGGCGGATCCTGCTCGGCGACGACGACGTCACACGGGTCGACCCGGTGGCGCTGCGCCGCCGCATCGGGTACGTCATCCAGAACGTCGGCCTCTTCCCGCACCAGACCGTCTCGGCGAACGTGGCGACCGTGCCGGGGCTGCTGGGCTGGCCGAAGCAGCGCACCCGCGCCCGGGTCGGCGAGCTGCTGGAACTGGTCGGCCTCGACCCGGCCCAGTTCGGCCGGCGGTACCCGCACGAACTCTCCGGCGGCCAGCGGCAGCGGGTCGGCGTGGCCCGGGCGCTCGCCGCCGACCCGGTGGTGCTGCTGATGGACGAGCCGTTCTCGGCAGTGGACCCGATCGTCCGTACCCGCCTGCAGGAGGAGTTCCTGCGGTTGCAGGCCGAGGTACGCAAGACCATCGTGCTCGTCACGCACGACCTCGACGAGGCGGTCCGGCTGGGCGACCGGATCGCGGTGCTCTCCGAGGGCGGCCGGCTGGAGCAGTACGACACGCCCGCCGCGCTGCTCGGCTCGCCCGCCTCGGACCTCGTCCGCGAGTTCGTCGGCGCCGACCGGGGCATCCGGCGGCTCGCCGTCACCCCGGTGACCCGCGCGGTGCTCGACCCGCTCCCGGCCGACGAGGGCGCCGGTCTGCCCACTGTGGCGCTCGGCGACTCCGCGTACGACGCGCTCGGCGCGCTGCTCACCTCCGGCGCGGAGCACGCGGTGGTGACCGAGGAGGGACGGGCGGTGGGCCTGCTCGCCCGCACCCGGGTGCTGACCCTGGGCGCGGTGGACTGA
- a CDS encoding ABC transporter permease produces the protein MFLHLSYRADPGNPWFSWQYVRDNSDTILAALREHTWLTARAVVIAALVALPLAVLAYWFRSLSASILAVTGVLYTVPSLALFAFLAPYLGIGAITVLTVVALYALLVIVRNALAGLNQVPPEVREAAEGMGYGRWGRLFRIELPLALPGILTGVRLATVSTVALVTVGVVVGRGGLGQLIFAGFQNNFYKAQIMTGTVLCVLLALVLDLVLAGAGRLLTPWLRGRSAR, from the coding sequence GTGTTCCTCCACCTGAGCTACCGGGCCGACCCGGGTAATCCGTGGTTCTCCTGGCAGTACGTGCGGGACAACTCTGACACGATCCTCGCCGCGCTGCGGGAGCACACCTGGCTGACCGCACGGGCCGTGGTGATCGCCGCGCTGGTGGCGTTGCCGCTCGCCGTGCTGGCGTACTGGTTCCGGTCGCTGTCGGCCTCCATCCTGGCGGTGACCGGGGTGCTCTACACCGTCCCGTCGCTGGCGCTGTTCGCCTTCCTCGCGCCCTACCTGGGCATCGGCGCGATCACCGTGCTCACAGTGGTGGCGCTGTACGCGCTGCTGGTCATCGTGCGCAACGCGCTGGCCGGGCTGAACCAGGTGCCGCCGGAGGTGCGGGAGGCCGCCGAGGGCATGGGGTACGGCCGGTGGGGGCGGCTGTTCCGGATCGAGCTGCCGCTGGCGCTACCCGGCATCCTCACCGGCGTACGGCTGGCGACGGTGTCGACAGTCGCGCTGGTCACGGTCGGTGTGGTGGTCGGCCGGGGCGGGCTCGGCCAGCTCATCTTCGCCGGCTTCCAGAACAACTTCTACAAGGCGCAGATCATGACCGGCACGGTGCTGTGCGTGCTGCTGGCGCTGGTGCTGGACCTGGTGCTGGCCGGCGCGGGCCGCCTGCTGACCCCGTGGCTGCGTGGGAGGTCCGCCCGGTGA
- the folP gene encoding dihydropteroate synthase, giving the protein MTDLVRAETPVVMGVLNVTPDSFSDGGRYADLEAAVAHGVRLRADGADLIDVGGESTRPGADRIDAATETARVLPVVRELSAAGIRVSIDTSRARVAEAVLAAGAYVVNDVSGGLADPDMARVVRDAGCPWVLMHWRGHSREMRDLATYTDVVAEVRDELSRRVDAALAAGVAADRIIVDPGLGFAKTAAHNWALSARLPELVDLGFPVLFGASRKSYLGRLLADAAGEPRPTAGREAATVATSVLAVAAGVWGVRVHDVRGTADALAVWRATGSPRLATATGPRRATASPTAAAAGRQQTEAATGGTRAAEAATGTSGGDR; this is encoded by the coding sequence GTGACCGATCTGGTACGGGCGGAGACCCCGGTGGTGATGGGCGTCCTCAACGTCACGCCCGACTCCTTCTCCGACGGCGGCAGATACGCCGATCTGGAGGCGGCCGTCGCACACGGGGTGCGACTGCGCGCCGACGGCGCCGACCTGATCGACGTGGGCGGCGAGTCCACCCGGCCCGGCGCCGACCGGATCGACGCGGCCACCGAGACCGCCCGGGTGCTGCCGGTGGTCCGTGAGCTGAGCGCCGCCGGCATCCGGGTCAGCATCGACACCAGCCGGGCCCGGGTCGCCGAGGCGGTCCTCGCCGCCGGCGCGTACGTGGTGAACGACGTCTCCGGCGGCCTCGCCGACCCGGACATGGCCCGGGTGGTCCGGGACGCCGGCTGTCCCTGGGTGCTCATGCACTGGCGGGGGCACTCCCGGGAGATGCGCGACCTGGCCACGTACACCGACGTGGTGGCCGAGGTCCGCGACGAGCTGAGCCGGCGGGTCGACGCCGCGCTCGCCGCCGGGGTGGCCGCCGACCGGATCATCGTCGACCCGGGCCTGGGCTTCGCGAAGACCGCCGCGCACAACTGGGCGCTCAGCGCCCGCCTGCCCGAGCTGGTCGACCTGGGCTTTCCGGTGCTCTTCGGGGCCAGCCGCAAGTCCTACCTGGGCCGGCTGCTCGCCGACGCAGCGGGCGAGCCCCGGCCCACCGCCGGGCGGGAGGCCGCCACGGTCGCGACGAGCGTGCTCGCCGTCGCGGCCGGCGTCTGGGGGGTACGCGTGCACGACGTCCGCGGCACCGCCGACGCGCTCGCCGTCTGGCGGGCCACCGGCAGCCCGCGGCTCGCCACCGCGACCGGCCCTCGGCGTGCGACCGCGTCTCCGACGGCAGCGGCCGCCGGCAGGCAGCAGACGGAAGCGGCGACCGGCGGCACCCGGGCGGCGGAAGCGGCCACCGGCACGAGCGGAGGCGACCGATGA